A region of Fibrobacter succinogenes subsp. succinogenes S85 DNA encodes the following proteins:
- a CDS encoding TIGR02171 family lipoprotein — translation MKGGIQINVKCFAFLALVLFLWSSCSDSSDSPSSGEPSNYVTSVDGFVYVNSKGNSTFLGTDVSGARKSDSPKMEVHFTYDFYIAEHEVTCGEFHALLKSSGEKCEGMYRDKSPITNVTFFDAVLFANAKSKKENLDTVYTYTSASFDASGSCDNLVGLSFHENVKGYRLPTEAEWVYVASQGWDPEKGWNSVNSEYKFHDVATSPANELGVYDMAGNVLEWVNDWLTYFTKEPVTNFAGGADEGSLGERVVKGGSYRNESSATTLYSRGDVYTVISSTKGDYLGFRLALGTIPDATWLDESGTVKESIVKSDVSVFEMKHLTGTFESKLVFRNDITSNLSFIDFGSGVVSVIEIEDTQKAYHPDISPDGKRVAYCTGFEGTNGKSSIYVRNLNAKGTDLVKLEVENAAIPRWKIQENGDTAIVYVTSAANNKDDAAFAEMSTWQVPFNNGKFGKPKKLFDGAYHGGVSGTKQLAVSGARLLRARVAPYGKTVANGNDTVWYNGEQACNVSLANDGSDRTVFLDFGGKTGAEFVGSSYRTHERLLVADAKGKLIQSVAAPSGYTFDHTEWVLGGSNYVIATLANASGAHQKIALINLSDSTVQVLVEGDELWHPCLWHSKNNYSSKDLNTDSAGVYYSSSAYYSALELRVKMQKFWENRDSITALALGSSRTMFALHDKSIKSHNLLNMAYSAGQLTGMSYLFINYALTHLKNLKVLVLEMSPDFLWYDGFTTWINVIYNKVPGFKYDENHNFWADGLPEHFVDAVKVTPRPETALQHPYDLEDFLLPDNSWGFPVFLKDSADCNMDSPVFKENFVYFKYVVDVARQKGIKVVVTVFPQHPGYASTGSFGVYGPRRSSAKEIIDSVKTMDVILFDENKFGAHDYTDKMAYNVDHLSTSGAEQFTHRLDSLLSKLSQ, via the coding sequence ATGAAAGGCGGAATACAGATAAATGTGAAATGCTTTGCATTTTTGGCGCTGGTTCTTTTTTTGTGGAGTTCCTGTAGCGATAGTAGCGATTCTCCATCTTCTGGGGAACCGTCAAATTACGTGACGAGTGTTGACGGTTTTGTTTATGTCAATTCCAAAGGTAATTCAACGTTCTTGGGGACGGATGTTAGCGGAGCCCGTAAGAGTGATTCTCCAAAGATGGAAGTGCATTTCACATACGATTTTTATATCGCCGAACATGAAGTGACTTGCGGCGAGTTCCATGCACTGCTTAAATCGTCGGGCGAAAAGTGCGAAGGCATGTATCGCGATAAGAGCCCCATCACAAACGTGACGTTCTTTGATGCTGTACTCTTTGCCAATGCCAAAAGTAAAAAGGAAAATCTAGATACCGTCTATACGTACACGAGCGCTTCTTTTGATGCTTCGGGGAGTTGCGATAACTTGGTTGGACTTTCGTTCCACGAAAATGTAAAGGGCTATCGCTTGCCGACGGAGGCCGAATGGGTTTATGTGGCTAGCCAGGGCTGGGACCCTGAAAAGGGCTGGAACAGCGTCAATTCGGAATACAAGTTCCACGATGTTGCAACGTCTCCTGCGAACGAACTTGGAGTTTACGATATGGCGGGAAATGTTCTGGAATGGGTGAATGACTGGCTCACTTATTTTACGAAAGAGCCGGTGACGAATTTTGCAGGCGGTGCTGATGAAGGTAGCCTTGGTGAACGTGTTGTCAAGGGCGGTAGCTATAGAAACGAGTCTTCTGCAACGACTTTGTACAGCCGCGGTGACGTCTATACGGTGATTTCTTCGACAAAGGGCGATTATCTTGGATTCAGGCTTGCGCTTGGAACGATTCCCGATGCTACATGGCTTGATGAAAGCGGTACGGTGAAGGAATCTATTGTGAAGTCGGATGTGTCCGTTTTTGAAATGAAGCACTTGACGGGAACTTTTGAATCCAAGCTGGTGTTCCGCAATGATATTACGAGTAACTTGTCCTTTATTGATTTTGGAAGCGGAGTTGTTTCGGTCATTGAAATTGAGGATACGCAGAAGGCTTACCACCCGGATATCTCGCCCGATGGAAAGCGCGTGGCTTATTGCACTGGCTTTGAAGGGACGAATGGCAAGTCGAGTATCTACGTGCGCAACTTGAATGCAAAGGGGACGGACCTTGTCAAGCTTGAAGTTGAAAATGCGGCTATCCCTCGCTGGAAAATTCAGGAAAATGGCGATACGGCAATTGTCTATGTGACGAGTGCCGCAAATAACAAGGATGACGCAGCTTTTGCGGAAATGAGCACGTGGCAGGTCCCGTTTAACAATGGTAAGTTTGGAAAACCAAAAAAGCTCTTTGACGGTGCGTACCATGGTGGCGTGAGTGGAACCAAGCAGCTCGCTGTATCGGGGGCTAGGCTGTTGCGTGCTCGCGTGGCTCCGTACGGAAAGACTGTCGCAAACGGAAACGATACGGTGTGGTACAACGGGGAACAGGCTTGCAATGTCTCGCTTGCTAATGACGGAAGCGATAGGACGGTGTTCCTTGATTTTGGCGGCAAGACGGGTGCGGAATTTGTCGGATCTTCATACCGTACGCATGAACGCCTCCTGGTGGCTGATGCCAAGGGAAAACTTATCCAAAGTGTTGCAGCCCCGAGCGGCTATACGTTTGACCATACGGAATGGGTACTGGGCGGTTCAAATTATGTTATTGCAACTCTCGCCAATGCTAGCGGCGCTCACCAGAAAATTGCGTTAATTAACTTGTCCGATAGTACGGTGCAAGTCTTGGTTGAAGGCGATGAACTTTGGCACCCGTGCCTGTGGCATTCGAAAAACAACTATAGCAGCAAGGATTTGAATACGGATAGTGCGGGCGTCTATTATTCGTCAAGCGCTTATTACAGCGCATTGGAACTCCGTGTCAAGATGCAGAAGTTCTGGGAAAATCGCGACAGCATTACGGCTTTGGCGCTCGGCTCCTCGCGTACGATGTTTGCCTTGCACGATAAGAGTATCAAGTCGCACAACTTGCTCAACATGGCGTATTCCGCCGGACAGCTGACGGGTATGTCTTACCTGTTCATCAACTATGCGCTGACCCATCTCAAGAATCTAAAGGTCCTGGTCCTTGAAATGTCTCCGGACTTTTTATGGTACGACGGGTTTACGACGTGGATTAACGTGATATACAACAAGGTGCCTGGCTTCAAGTACGATGAAAACCACAACTTCTGGGCCGATGGTTTGCCGGAACATTTTGTCGACGCAGTGAAGGTGACTCCCCGCCCAGAAACGGCTTTACAGCACCCGTACGACCTGGAAGACTTCCTTTTACCGGATAATTCCTGGGGTTTTCCGGTATTTTTGAAGGATTCTGCAGATTGTAATATGGATTCCCCTGTATTTAAGGAAAATTTTGTTTATTTTAAGTATGTAGTGGACGTGGCCCGCCAGAAGGGGATTAAAGTTGTTGTGACTGTATTCCCGCAACATCCGGGCTACGCTTCGACAGGCTCGTTTGGTGTGTATGGTCCGAGGCGGAGTTCTGCGAAGGAAATTATTGATTCGGTGAAGACGATGGATGTTATTCTGTTTGATGAAAATAAGTTTGGTGCTCACGACTATACGGACAAGATGGCGTATAACGTCGACCACTTGAGCACTTCGGGAGCAGAACAGTTTACGCATCGGTTGGATTCGCTGCTTTCAAAATTGAGCCAGTAA